Below is a window of Chroogloeocystis siderophila 5.2 s.c.1 DNA.
AATATCATCCGCGAAGCTGTAGCCAATTCGTTGCTTTATGGTGATATTACTTGTCCTGGTGGGAATATGTATCCGACTCGGCGTTATGCAGCTTGTATCCGCGATTTAACGTTATTTTTACGTTATGCTACTTATGCAATGCTAGCAGCCGATCCTTCGATTTTAGATGAGCGAGTGCTTGATGGACTTAAGGAAACTTACGATTCATTAGGTGTTCCTATCCAGCCTACGATACAAGCAATTCAAGCAATGAAGGAAGTTACGACTCGCTTGGTGGGTGCTGAAGCGGGTGGAGAAATTGGGATGTATTTTGACCATATCTGTAATGGTTTAAGTTAAACGTTTTCTCCAATGATTTTTTGGTATTGAGAAGCCCCCTAAATCCCCCACAAGTGGGGGATTTAGAATTAGGGGAGGGGTTTTTATCTATGCACCATATCTATATCCAAAGGTTTTACCATGTGTACTTGTTCGAGTTGGGTAAGTTGTTTCGTAGAGTTTACGCGGTATTGAGTGTGGATAGTTGACATTAGATTGATCCTCGGCTGGGCTTTCGTAAAACGAGTTTGAATGATTTTTGGGATAGCTAAATTCGTAAAGAACTTTTTGATTTTGCTGTGGGTTAATGAAGCTTGGCTTTCCATTTGGGCGCGAAGGATTATAAAGATTGTCATTCGCGGGTTGTTGATACGCAAAAGCTGGTTTTTGCTTAATTATTGGAGTTTCGTAAAACGTGTCTAAATTAGATTGTGGCTGGTAATTAAAATGTTTTTGATACGCTAAGTTGGGATTGGGTAAGATTTCTGAGAAAGCATTTTTCCAAGATTCTAATACTGGTTCAAAGTAACTCGCAGCTAGCCCAAAATGCCATATCGAACCTTGAAGAACAACAAACGCAAGGTAAAAATAGGCGTTGGCTAACCAAATTCGCGATGTGGGTTCGGGATCGCCTGGAATATAAAAGTGGGGTAAGAGAAATAAATTAAACTGCGATCGCACGCCATAAAACTCTTCAGGATACACCAGCGTGTTAAATCCGCAATAAAACGCCCCAGCAAATCCAACGAGTGACAGCGCAAATAGCGAGTACCCTAAAATTGCATTTCCAGAAAAGATAAACCGCCGTTTGACCCAATCAAAAGGTTCGCGGGAAAGATGCCAGATTCCCCCTACAATGAGCAGTACACCGGCGTAGATATGACCGCCAACGACATCTTCTAAGTTGTTTACCGTAAATAGATGCAAGATGCGATCGCTAATTACCAGTGGATTGAGCGTTGGATTTGTCACAACTCGCACTGCACCTAGATTAGCATCGTATAAACCACCAAAAAACATTGCTTTAGCAGCGACAAGTAACGCGCCTAAGCCCAAGAAAATGAGATGATTACCTAAAATCAACCCTAATTTCTTCGGGTCATCCCAGCTAAAATGATAGCGACGTGCTAGTAATTTCTCTTCTTCTAAGCTTTCAGCAACTTTAGTGCGATGAAACCAAGTACCAACTGCAAATACGAGCGATGAGATAATTAAGACAACAGCGATCCGAAAATAAGGCTGAGTATCGATCGCTTGATTATTTAATACACCCCAACCTTGGGTTGCTAAACGCGGTAGCCAAAATAGCTTTTGCTCATACATTGGTTGCGTTGGCGAGTAGCGCGCAATTTCCCACAAAATCCACGCACCAACACCAAAACATACAATCGCTGCGTGTGCAATATGTGCAACAAGAAATGTTCCTGACAAGTTAATAAATCGGGCATTTCCAGCCCACCAAGGATGTTTGACCTTGTTTTTGCTGGATGTTTGCATTTTATTAAAACCTCAGTTTCAAAGGTTTCCTGGTCAATAACAAGAGCGTTTCGAGGAAATCCCAGCTAACAAAACTGTCACAAACCTTGACAAAATAGCGAAAAATTATCTTTAGTGTCATTATTATTAGCTGTTAGAAATATCGCAATTAATTGCAGTATTTTTTAACTTTATGCAATTTTTTGTAATCTAAACAACTAGTCACTAGCTACAAGCTAAATGCTAACAGCTAATAGCTTTTCAACACCGACGCAAACGAGTTAACAGTACCACGATCGTATCAATTGCTTGCCGAATTGCTGTTGCTGGTAAATTGGATTGATTAACAAGAATACTAAAAACTAACGGCTCATAGCTAGTTGCATTGAGATAACCGGATAAAGCAACAACACCAGTCATCGTGCCAGTTTTTGCTTGGACAATACCTTGTGCTGGTGTATTCTGAAAGCGATTTTTCAAAGTACCACTGATTCCCGCAATGGGTAAGGAATTCCGATAGATATTGGAACTCGCCATGACTCTTAATGTTTGGACTAAAGCTTCTGGACTCACCAAATTATGACGCGATAAACCAGCACTATCGGCTAATACATAACTACTCGGAGCAATGCCTAAGGTTGTCAAGGTATCACGAACAATCTCTAAACCATTCGTATTACTACTTGCTTGAGCGGCGATCGCCTGCAATAATGCTTCAGCATAGAGATTATTGCTATTCTGATTTGTCTCAACCAAAAGTTGGGCGAGTGGTGGTGATGTAACTGCGGCCAGTTCCTGAGTATTTTCTTGAGTCGTACGCGCGACAACTGTTTGCTGAGTCGTAATTCCTGCATTTGCGAGCGCCCGACGGAAATGCCGTAAAAAGTGTTCTGTAGGTTCAACGACTGCTAAACTAACTGATCGCGGTTCAGCATCGATACTCAAGTTACCTGCAATTTGCAGTACTGCACCTTTTAAGTTACGACTTACACTTGTTGTCGTTGTTTCCCCCGCAGGAACCGTTAAAGATTCATTTTCAACCCGCCACCATATCGCTTCGGCTGGATCGCTCCATTGTACCCGTAACGGTTGACCGATCTGTTGGGGCAATAACTTTAGCTCTACCGCATTTTGATTTAAAATAAAGTTACCAACTGGCGCGCCGTAATCTACCTGAACATCTTCCCATTCCCAAGTAGGATTGACTACACTACCGCGAAAGTAACTATCATCAGCAATGAGTTGGTTGACTTGGCGAATTCCGCGACGACTCAACTGTCGAACTAACGCTTGTAGTTGCGTGTCAGTGAAACTGGGATCTCCGCGCCCGACAATCCGCAAACCGCCACGACTCGCATACACGGAGGTACGAATTTGAAATTGTGAACCTAGTCGTTGCAATGCGGCTGCGGTTGTAAGTAACTTGGCGTTTGATGCTGGAATAAAATACTTTTGCGCATCTTGGCTATAAAGATTTTGCGCTGTGGTGAGTGTTTGAATTGAAATTCCCCACCGTAATCGACTAAATTGAGGACGATTGGTAATCTGTTCAATAGCTGTCCCAATTTGTGCAGGGCAAAGCTGTTGTGGAGATTGCTGTTCAATTGCAGGTTGTGTTTGCGCAATTGCAGATTTGGTGCCTTGGGCAAAGAAAAATAGGAGTAGTAAGCTAATATACTTAAGCTTCACGCGATCGCTGTTACTGATAGTAAAACAAATTCATTTAGCGAGTATGCCACGAACTTGAACGCAATAACAGTGAGGTTGAAAACTAGTAAGTTATTTACTTTACTGACGCGAAAACTGCTGCAACAACGAACGAGTAAAATTTTGTGTATTTTAGAAGCTATCATGTATAGCAATTATGGGAATACTACGACGAAACTACAAAAGACCCAACGTCGAGACCGAATTATATTCAAGACGTTCTAATAGATTGCTATCAAGATTTGCGATCGCGCTTTCTACTTTGGCAATCATCTTGAGTTCTCTGACACTTGCACGAGTGTTTACACTACAACGTGAGGTAGAAGCGCTAGAAGCTTCCCTAGAGCAATTAACCGCCATACCGTCGCCAACTGCTACTAACCCATCGAACACAACAGATAGTAATATTCCGACACCGCCGCCTGTCATTGCACCCGATTCCACCATAGCACCATCTCCAACTGCAACACTAGAACCAGGTAGGTTTGTGCAGCCTGCTTTAAGTAATCAAGGGCAAGTCGAATTAATCAGAGTGAACCGAATTCCTGGTCAGTTTGATGTTGTCAACGTACAGATACGTATCCGTGCGCTTAAACCAAATATCCCCCTCTCAGAAAACATCGACTTAAATGGTACAACAGCCCGCAATCCAGGAACAAATGAAATATATAAAGTCATTAGTGGTGAATCAACAGGGGTTGTATCGTTGGGTGCGATGCAAAGTACTAACCAAACTACGGTTGATGCTTATGTATGGTTACAAGTACCAATGCAAGTCAACGTGATTGATATTTATATTCCTAATACTGAACCTTTTGCAAATGTGCCAATTGCGAGTTAAACAGATTTTCTGTACAAATAATATTTAAGCCCACAGACTGAAGTCTGGAGCCATGGAAGCTAAGTGTGCCTGCGCACACTTACTTGATAGACCAAAGAGGTGGTTTTCGTTTGATTAGCCGCAACTTCAGGTGCTAGGTTTACAATTTAGTCCCGCACTCTGGACAGAATTTGTTCGTGCTGACGTTTTTTGCACCGCAATCGCTGCAATAGATGAGTTCGGCTACTGTTTCCTCTTTGGGGCGTTCGGGTAAGCCAATCATTTGAGCATTGCTTTTACCTGGGGCAACCATAGGATAGCAGTTTTCATCGCGGGTTACGTGGGCGTCAACTAAAACAGGCCCATCATGCGCTAGCATTTCGGCGATCGCATCTTGCAATTCATTGCGACTGCGAATCACCATTCCCTTGATACCATAGGCTTTTGCCAGTAACTCAAAATCTGGCATCGCCGGTTCCATATTTGAGGAAGAGTATCTTTCGCCATAAAACGCTTGTTGCCATTGACGTACCATGCCTTGCCAACCATTATTAATAATGACTGTCTTGACATTAATGCCATAATGTGCTATTGTTCCTAACTCTTGGAGATTCATTTGGAAACTTGCATCGCCACTGATACAAATAACTTGCTCATCGGGTAACGCTACTTTTGCGCCTATTGCAGCAGGTAAGCCGAAGCCCATCGTTCCTAATCCAGCGCTGGAAATCCAACGACGCGGACCATTTTTCAAAAATTGTGCTGCCCACATTTGGTGTTGACCAACATCGGTTGTGTAGTACGCATCTGGGGCTTGGCGACCAACCTCAAAAATGACTTCTTGCGGTGCAATACTGTGGTCGTGGTGTGGTACGACTAAGGGATATTCTTCTCGCCAGCGGTTAATGCGATTGAGCCATTCTTGCGTTTGATTTGACGTACCAGAGATTCCCGCAGTGTGAGTGCGGCGCAATAATTCTTTGAGAACGTTGCGCACATCACCGACAATGGGTACATCGGGCGTGCGGTTTTTACCAACTTCTGCTGGATCGATGTCGATGTGAATGACTTTAGCGTGCGAGGCGAATTCATCTAACTTACCTGTGACGCGATCATCAAATCTTGCGCCAACACAAATAAGCAAGTCGCACTCACTCACCGCAAAATTCGCATACGCTGTACCGTGCATTCCTAACATTCCTACCGATAGCGGATGGTGTTCGTCAAACGCACCGATCCCCATCAGCGTTGTTGTTACAGGAATATTAAATAATTCGGCGAGTTGTTTGACTTCAGCATGGGCATTTGCGGCGATCGCGCCACCACCTACATACAATAGCGGCTGCCGTGCTTGACGAATTAAGTCAATCGCTTGGACAATTTGCCGAGGATTTCCCTTGACCGTTGGGCGATACCCTGGTAGCTTAACGCTTCCTGGTTCTACAGGAATGTAGTCAAACTCTTCTAACCCAACGTCTTTCGGAACATCAATTAAAACAGGTCCTGGACGTCCAGAACTAGCGATGTAAAATGCTTCGGCGACGATGCGCGCCATATCTTTGGGGTCGCGCACGACATAAGAGTGCTTAACTATTGGTAGCGTGATCCCGTAGATATCAGTTTCTTGAAACGCATCCGTACCAATTGCCGCACGCGATACTTGTCCCGTAATAATCACCATCGGGATCGAGTCCATGTGTGCGGTAGCAATTCCTGTCACTAAATTTGTCGCCCCTGGACCGGAAGTTCCAAAACAGACTCCGACTTTTCCAGTTGCCCGCGCATAGCCGTCGGCTGCATGCGCCGCACCTTGTTCGTGTCTTACCAAAATGTGCTGAATTCCACCAGCAGCTTCGGCGCGATACAGTTCATCGTAAATTGGGAGAATTGCACCACCAGGATAACCGAAAATGTGTGTGACACCGTGACGCTTAAGACTGTCAATCAAGGCATAACCACCGGTTGCCCGTTTTGGTGCTTTAATTGGTGGTGCTGAGACTTCGGGCTTGAGCCGAGGTTCAGTTTCTAAGGAGATGTTGTTTGATCGCGACTCTTCGTAGGGAACGCTTCGTGAACGCACTGGTAAGACCTCACGCAATGGCTAACTTGATTAGGGTTGGCTTTTGTATTTTAAAATGCATTTTAACTCGAAATTCTATTCTAATCTTCAGTGGAATTCTTGTGTCTAATAGTAGAAAAAATACTTGCAAAAATAAATATTACTTCTGACATTGCAGTATCACATCAATTCAAATTCTCGCAATACATCCAAATCCTCTTTCCTGCACTCCCAATGTAAGGATCATGCAAGCAAAAGCGGATCACAGCACATCGCGAAGCGTGCTGCGCGTGTTTTTCCATGCCCAAAATCCTACGATAACGACAAAAACACTCATTCCCAACAGCACAGCGCGTAAGCCGAGTGCATCTGTCAAAGGTCCTGCGATCGCCAGTGGTAAACTTAAGGCAATATTGACTGCATTGTTTTGAAATCCGAACACTTTACCATGCATTTCTGGCGGCGTTTGCTGTTGAATTAAAGTTTGCATTGGTACACCAATCAATGATGCACCTAAGCCGAGTAATGCACTTAATCCTAACCCAAGCGGTAAACTATTGGTAAAAGTAAATACCGCCAGCACAAACGCCATACTTAAAAATCCGTATAAAGGTAAAGGTTTATGGTGAAAGCGATCGCCCCAATGTCCTAAGACGCCTGCACCTAAAGCCATCCCGACTCCCGAAGCTGCTAATAAAAAGCCAAATTGTGTTTCTCTTAAACCAATTTCTGCTGCAAGCTCGATCGTCAAAACTGTTAATGCCGCGAATACGGAGTATAAAAGTGTTAATTGCAGCACCGCGTTCCACACCAAGCGATTGCGTTGGAGATAGCGCAAGCCTGCTTTGAAGTCACTCCAAGGATGAACCGTTCTTAACTTGATATCTGCGGGCGCTTTTTCTCTAAAAGTGACAAGTTGCATAATAACGCCAGAAAGTAAATACAACCCACCTACTAATAATTCTCCACCGTATTCAGTGTTCCAATTACGCGCCAAACTCAGCATAGGTTCTCCTACCGCAAAGCCGACGATTAATGCTCCCATTGTTGTTGTTGCAAATAAGGCATTTGCTGCCATTAAATTCTCTCGCCTTACCAACAGCGGAATTGCAGCTTGTTCTGCGGGTGCAAAAAACTGTGTCACCGTGGAGATAGTAAACGTCAGAATTAACAAAATTAAAAATTCTCTTGGCAACCACGGAATAGCGATTGTGAGGATACCGCGCACTATATCTGCTGCAACAAGGACAGGTTTTTTTTGATAGCGATCGACAAAGATTCCGCCAGCCGAACCAAAGAAAATTGCGGGTAGGGTAAATGCCAGCATGAGTGTAGATCGCATCGAGTTTTCCATACCTGGAGTTGTTTGATATTTCGCCAACAGTGCAATCAGCAAAACAAAGAAAACTTTATCAGCGATTTGGGAAAACAACTGCCCAATCCACATCAATATGAAAGGTTGATTCTTGAGTAAGGCGCGAAATCCTCTACCAAAATCGGGTGGTTCTTCAACAGGAAACATAAACTTAGAAGTTAGGAGCGAGTGAATGGATAATTAAAGTAATAATGACTAGCTATAAGCACACAAGTCGGTCAACTAGCATTTCTGATTTTGTATTGCTCTAACAGCATAATCAAAAATTCAGCAGCAGTCAGAGATATTAAAGGTTGTGAGTTTTCTACGTAACAGCCAGAAACATTTTGTGGCGATCGCCATAATGTTAAATGATCGACCGCAGGTTCGGCATAGAAATTAGCACTACCACTTCCTAGCATCGCAGAACTCCAGTGCGTAAAGTAATCATGACTGAGGCGATGTAAAGGAAAGTTGCCAAAAAGGGGAACTCCCCAACCGTCGATTGCAATCAAAGCTAAGACTTGTCCGCCTAAACTTTGCCACAGGCTTGCTGCTGTAATTGCACCGACTACGCCTGCACTAAAAGCGATAAAGACAACGGCGGGCGATGACTGCTGCGGATCGCCAAGCTGCGATTGTAAAAACTGCAAAATGTGGAGTGGTGACAACACTGTATAGTCGTGCGTTGGAAAAACCAAAAAATTGTTGACATAACTCGAAGTGGCGTTTAGCCCTTGAATAAATTCTTGCGTCAATTCGGGTGCGTGAACACCTGGACAGATTACGATAGACACCAGTCTTTAGAGGTAAAAAGATTCCGTGAACTTACTCTAGTCATCTTGGGCGGCATTAAAGCAAACTTTAATGACTCAATTGCAACAAGTCATGCAGGAATAAAGCAGAGATGGACTCAACAATGAGCCAAGGGGTGAAAGGTAACACCGATTCATCACCAGACGAAGTTGCCAGACTACAAGCACTTTACCAGTGCCACATTCTTGATACGGCTCCTGAAAAAAACCTTTGATGGAATTACGACCTTAGCTGCATACATTTGTCAGACACCTATTGCTCACATTAGCTTGGTCGATACGCAACGTCAATGGTTTAAATCGAAGGTGGGAATCACAACAACAGAAACCCCGCGTTGTTTTTCTTTTTGTACGCATACTATTAGTCAATCGGATATTTTCATTATTCCAGACACCTTAGCTGATGAACACTTTGCCACAAGTCTACTAGTAACTTCAGATCCTTATATTCGCTTTTATGCAGGCGTACCTCTGACTACGGTTGAAGGTTACAGTATAGGCGCGCTATGTATCATGGATTATGTTCTGCGAGAACTCACTTTTGCCCAGGTAGAAGCATTACGGAAACTTGCGCTTCAAACGATTTAACTAATCGAGTTATGCCGGAATTTGGGAGAATTGGATAGTGCTATGATTCGACGTCAAAAAATAAAACAAGGTAGTTCTTTCCTCAAAAATGTTGCAGCAGGATTTGGTTTAACTTCGCTAATTTTAATTATTATTAGTATTGTTTCCTACCGTAATCTGAATGGGCTTATTCGCACTTACAACCAAGCAATAAACTCGCATAAAATCCTAGAAAAACTAGAAGCTGTAGTTTCTCAAATGAAAGATGTGGAAACTGGGCAGCGTGGTTATGTTATTACTGGTCAGGACAATTATTTAGAGCCATACAATGCAGCAACTGTTTCAGTTACTCAACAACTCAAAGAGTTGAGATATTTAATAGGAAACAATCCAAAGTATCAGCAACATCTGAAGAAACTTGAGTTACTCATTAAGCAGAGAATTGCTGTCAGTCAGTATGTAATTGATACACGAAAGAAATTTGATTTTGAAACGGCGAAGAAATTGAACAGCAAGAAAATGCAATTTTAGAGCAGCGATCGCGACAAGCTCAAGCAAATTCTTACTTTACAGTTTCTGCCTTTACCGCTGGTATTATACTCAATTTGTGTTTGCTTTGTAGAATATATTATTTCACATATCGAGAAATTAATCAGCGCCAGCAAACTGAGCTTATCCTCGAACAAGAGCATGACTTTACCTCCGCAGTACTCAATACAAGTGGTGCGTTAGTTCTCGTTACGGATACTCAAGGTAAAATTGTGCGTTTTAATCAAGCTTGTGAAAAGTTAACTGGCTATGTTTTTAGTGAAGTTAGAGGTAAGAATTTTTGGAATTTAGTTATTTCTCCAGAGGATATCACGCAAGTGATCGCCTTATTTCGCCAGGTACAAACTGAGTTTCCGCAGCAATGTGAAAGTTACTGGATAACGAAGAATGGCGATCGCCGCTTTTGAGGTATTCGCACCACTCATTAACCCAACACTGGTTACGAGTAACACACTCAATACCCAAGAAATCGAGAAGCTTTTATTCATAAGTTAACTCCTCAGAGGGATGCTTACAAATTACCAGTAGAGTGTGACGGTTATGTAATTAACTTATGGCAACCACATGACTAGTCGTTAGAAAACTGTAAAGTAAAGATTAGCAATAGACTAGCGCGACGATAGTAGTTTTCAGCCTATATAGCAAGCCTTCAATTTAATATCTCGCTGTTAACTGGTAACTGCAAACTGTTGACCTAGACTTGTCATTTGAGATTTATGTTGGCGTCACATGAATGACAATTTAAAGAAATAACATCTGACTAAAGATAGAATAAGCTAAATAAATGAAATTTTCTCGAAAGGTTTTCATTAGCTTTGTGGGGGCGAGCGTGATTCTTACTGCTATTGGTTACTGGTACGTATTTATTGAAGGTGCGCCGCAATTCGATCCACCACAAGAAGAAACAACAAAAGAAACAGGGCTGACGTTTCAACTTGCGAGTTTTGATAGTCAAGCAATGCGTTCACCTCGCACTTACGGTATCATTTTGCCACCAAATTACAGTCAAAACCAGCAAAAGCGCTACCCAGTAATTTTTCTACTACATGGTGGTCATGATGATGCACGTGCTTATGCCGACAAATATGCAATCATAACTGTGTTACATGACTTGTACGTAAGTAAAAAGTTACCGCCATCAATAGTGATTACACCAGATGGTAACGATAATCGCGGTTCGAGTCCTTTATGGGATCCTGACTATTATGATGGACCGAATGGTAAGGTGGGAACATTAATCGGTTCAGAGTTAGTACAAGTTGTTCAATCGCGCTACCGAACGCTAGAAAATCCGCAGTTTTGGGCGATGGGTGGTATATCGTCAGGAGGTTGGGGAGCCTTGAATATTGGGTTACATCATTTGAACAACTTCAATATTTTATTTAGCCATGGCGGTTATTTTACAGATAATAGTGGTTGGCAAAATAGCCCGCAACAATTTATACAAACTTTGCCTACCCAGGAGCGTCAACGGTTGCGGATTTATTTAGATGCAGGTCAAAACGATACCGATTTTCTAGCTTCTACCCAAACTTTTCACAAAACGTTAAATCGGTTAGGAATCGCCAATGTTTTCTATACCTTTCCTGGCGGACATGGTTTATCGGGAGCAGATATCGGTTGGAACTACTTTCACAAGCATTTGTACGATTCACTCGCGTATGTGGGAATGCAGTTTATGCAAGCTGAGAAATGATAATTGGTCGTTGTCATTATTCAATATCACCCATGACCGATGATCGAATCTAAAAAACTGTTTAGTGATATCCACCCATTTTTAAAGCTATGCGCGATCGCACCAGAACTCGGCTTGGACTTTGGACAGCAGCAATTCTGACCGGATTAGTTGGAGTTGTGAATCTAATATCAGCTGTAACTCCTAGTTTACCAGAGCGGATTCGCTGGTTAGAACAAATTTTTCCGTTTGAAGTGCGGGCGGGCGGTCATATCTTTGCAGCACTTACGGGGTTTATTTTACTGACGCTAGCAACTAACCTTTTACGACGCAAACGTGTTGCTTGGATACTGACGATCACCTTATTAGTTATCTCGATTCTTAGCCACTTACTCAAAGGACTCGACTATGAAGAGAGTTTACTTTCTGGGGTAGTGCTGGTGCAATTAATAGTCATGCGCCGTACCTTTTGCGCAAAATCAGATCTGCCTTCGCTAGCGCAGGGAGTGCGAGCTTTACTCGCGGCGTTGCTGTTTACACTCGCGTATGGAACTGTTGGATTTTACTTACTAGACCGCCAATATTCGATGAATTTTAGCCTGAGTGGGGCTTTATTTCAGACCTTGGCGATGTTTTTTACCGCTGATAATGCGGGACTGCAACCAAGAACGCGCTACGGTAGCTTTTTTGCAAATTCAATCTATATTATTGGTGCCGTGACTTTTGGTTACGCATTGCTGCTGCTACTACGTCCTGTATTGCTGCGTAATGCGGCTGCTCCGACCGAGCGACAACGGGCAAAAGCAATTGTACAGCAGTATGGTCGCTCGTCTTTGGCGCGGTTTGCTCTGTTAGATGATAAGTTTTACTACTTTAGTCCTTTGGGTCAAAGTGTGATCGCATATGTTCCTAAAGGACGCGGTGCGGTTGCATTAGGTGATCCGATTGGTCCTGTTGAAGATCGCCGCGAAGTCATTTTTGGCTTTCAGCAGTTCTGCGAACGTAACGACTGGTATCCGGCTTTTTATCAAACTTTGCCTGACAATCTTGAACTTTACCAATCCTTGGGCTTTCAGGTATTACAAATCGGCGAAGAAGCGATCGTTGATTTGAAAACATTCACTTTACAAGGAAAAGCTGGTAAAAACTTTCGCACCGCCGTTAATCGTTTTACGAAGTCGGGGTATCAAGTCAAGTTTTACGAACCACCGATTGCTGATGAGTTATTACGCCAGTTAAAAACTGTCAGCGATGAATGGCTAAAGCTGATGCAAGGTTCAGAAAAGCGGTTTTCTTTGGGTTGGTTTGAGCAAGCTTATCTACGTGAGTGTGAAATTGCGGCGGTAGAAACTGCTGATGGCAATATTATTGCTTTTGCGAACGTGGTTCCAGAGTATCAACTTAACGAAATTACGATCGATTTGATGCGACATCGCCAAGATATTGAACATGGCGCGATGGATTTTTTATTTGTTTCGATGTTCCAGCATTTTCAAGCGCAAGGTTATGACGGGTTTAATCTTGGTCTTTCGGCGTTATCGGGAGTTGGTGGAAGTGCATCACCGCGTTTGGAAAAAGTCTTAGCGTATCTTTACGAGCATTTGAATCGATTTTATAACTTTAAAGGATTGCACGAGTATAAAGACAAGTTTCACCCGCGTTGGGAGACGCGCTATCTTGTGTATCCTAGCTGGAGTGCGCTTCCTGCGGTTGTGATTGCTTTAGTCCGCGCTGATTCTGGCGATCGCTTGTTGGATTATTTTAAACCAGGCGCATGATATGCAAAGCAATGTCTTTCCTTGGTTCTTTTTGTCTCAAGTAGCACCTGTGTTGGTGAGTTTTATACTAGTCAGCTTAGCAATTTGGATGGTTAATCAATTTCGCAAGTATCATCCTCTTAAAGTTCTGATATTAGGAATTTATGCGCTACAGCGACAACGGAAACCCCAAGGTACATCTCAATGAAAATATTTGCAGCTTTACCGCGATGGGTTACTTGGGGACTAACACTACCGCTGCTTATCCTCAATGGTTGGGTGTTGCTCATTGTATTGAATTATTTTCAGTCGATTGTATCTGTGTTTGTGACCGCGATGCTGCTGGCGTTTGTGTTAAGTTACCCAGTCAATTTGTTACAGCGATTTCGCCTATCTCGAACGCGTGCTGTGTTACTGGTGTTGTTACTGACGATCGCGCTATTGGTAATTTTAGGTATCACTTTAATTCCACTTTTAATTGAGCAGGTAAATGAACTCGCTAACAATATTCCACTCTGGATTGATTCAGGTAGTCAACAGCTACAGGCACTTCAATCTTGGGCAAATGCGCGTCGCTTACCTGTAGATGTCAGTAAACTTACAGTTCAACTCGAAGAACGGATACCAACTCAATTGCAAGCAATTAGTGGTGCTATTCTCACATTTTTGTTGAATGCGATCGGTAGTGTGTTGAATTTGATGCTCACGATTGTTTT
It encodes the following:
- a CDS encoding MFS transporter, translated to MFPVEEPPDFGRGFRALLKNQPFILMWIGQLFSQIADKVFFVLLIALLAKYQTTPGMENSMRSTLMLAFTLPAIFFGSAGGIFVDRYQKKPVLVAADIVRGILTIAIPWLPREFLILLILTFTISTVTQFFAPAEQAAIPLLVRRENLMAANALFATTTMGALIVGFAVGEPMLSLARNWNTEYGGELLVGGLYLLSGVIMQLVTFREKAPADIKLRTVHPWSDFKAGLRYLQRNRLVWNAVLQLTLLYSVFAALTVLTIELAAEIGLRETQFGFLLAASGVGMALGAGVLGHWGDRFHHKPLPLYGFLSMAFVLAVFTFTNSLPLGLGLSALLGLGASLIGVPMQTLIQQQTPPEMHGKVFGFQNNAVNIALSLPLAIAGPLTDALGLRAVLLGMSVFVVIVGFWAWKNTRSTLRDVL
- a CDS encoding GAF domain-containing protein, whose product is MIRLLKKTFDGITTLAAYICQTPIAHISLVDTQRQWFKSKVGITTTETPRCFSFCTHTISQSDIFIIPDTLADEHFATSLLVTSDPYIRFYAGVPLTTVEGYSIGALCIMDYVLRELTFAQVEALRKLALQTI
- a CDS encoding CHASE3 domain-containing protein → MIRRQKIKQGSSFLKNVAAGFGLTSLILIIISIVSYRNLNGLIRTYNQAINSHKILEKLEAVVSQMKDVETGQRGYVITGQDNYLEPYNAATVSVTQQLKELRYLIGNNPKYQQHLKKLELLIKQRIAVSQYVIDTRKKFDFETAKKLNSKKMQF
- a CDS encoding PAS domain-containing protein; the encoded protein is MLCRIYYFTYREINQRQQTELILEQEHDFTSAVLNTSGALVLVTDTQGKIVRFNQACEKLTGYVFSEVRGKNFWNLVISPEDITQVIALFRQVQTEFPQQCESYWITKNGDRRF
- a CDS encoding alpha/beta hydrolase; amino-acid sequence: MKFSRKVFISFVGASVILTAIGYWYVFIEGAPQFDPPQEETTKETGLTFQLASFDSQAMRSPRTYGIILPPNYSQNQQKRYPVIFLLHGGHDDARAYADKYAIITVLHDLYVSKKLPPSIVITPDGNDNRGSSPLWDPDYYDGPNGKVGTLIGSELVQVVQSRYRTLENPQFWAMGGISSGGWGALNIGLHHLNNFNILFSHGGYFTDNSGWQNSPQQFIQTLPTQERQRLRIYLDAGQNDTDFLASTQTFHKTLNRLGIANVFYTFPGGHGLSGADIGWNYFHKHLYDSLAYVGMQFMQAEK
- a CDS encoding phosphatidylglycerol lysyltransferase domain-containing protein — translated: MRDRTRTRLGLWTAAILTGLVGVVNLISAVTPSLPERIRWLEQIFPFEVRAGGHIFAALTGFILLTLATNLLRRKRVAWILTITLLVISILSHLLKGLDYEESLLSGVVLVQLIVMRRTFCAKSDLPSLAQGVRALLAALLFTLAYGTVGFYLLDRQYSMNFSLSGALFQTLAMFFTADNAGLQPRTRYGSFFANSIYIIGAVTFGYALLLLLRPVLLRNAAAPTERQRAKAIVQQYGRSSLARFALLDDKFYYFSPLGQSVIAYVPKGRGAVALGDPIGPVEDRREVIFGFQQFCERNDWYPAFYQTLPDNLELYQSLGFQVLQIGEEAIVDLKTFTLQGKAGKNFRTAVNRFTKSGYQVKFYEPPIADELLRQLKTVSDEWLKLMQGSEKRFSLGWFEQAYLRECEIAAVETADGNIIAFANVVPEYQLNEITIDLMRHRQDIEHGAMDFLFVSMFQHFQAQGYDGFNLGLSALSGVGGSASPRLEKVLAYLYEHLNRFYNFKGLHEYKDKFHPRWETRYLVYPSWSALPAVVIALVRADSGDRLLDYFKPGA